In Aythya fuligula isolate bAytFul2 chromosome 6, bAytFul2.pri, whole genome shotgun sequence, the following are encoded in one genomic region:
- the TMEM177 gene encoding transmembrane protein 177: protein MGVQFLRKASVWVKKRKITLLATSCVGLLGANLSYHVFPEQTFKLLHECWSDGQPAELSQRLSGVFQDVLQDTAVKSTDSYRAFAASGFHPVSAGIPWLPAGSLVGIPPNFDSTVEDKKGIVNHIVVISGKEVDWESSEGVALKEALTFSPEAQKFAIAREVVYLQNGSPLARAVVAPVCLAGTCLCGVGIKIALGLSTGPTIFRGICNLTVAAAGLIFYYVCYDAVTYYLDCKADRNAATVSKDYARGGVEFYDKILSRNRILRALMGKEGMKMYAPSGNLFPRYWFRIKYTPYTYRRDLIVNILRELQA, encoded by the coding sequence ATGGGAGTGCAATTCCTGCGGAAGGCATCGGTGTGGGTAAAGAAGCGCAAGATCACTTTGTTGGCTACTTCTTGCGTGGGACTGCTTGGCGCTAACCTTTCCTATCATGTGTTTCCTGAGCAGACGTTCAAACTGTTGCATGAGTGCTGGTCAGATGGGCAGCCAGCTGAGCTTTCACAGAGGCTCAGTGGTGTCTTTCAGGATGTCCTTCAAGATACTGCTGTGAAGTCCACTGACTCCTATCGAGCTTTTGCAGCTTCTGGCTTCCACCCAGTCAGTGCTGGAAtcccctggctgcctgcaggttCTTTGGTGGGCATACCTCCTAATTTTGATAGCACAGTTGAGGACAAAAAAGGAATAGTCAACCACATTGTTGTCATCAGTGGCAAAGAGGTAGACTGGGAGAGCAGTGAAGGTGTTGCTTTGAAGGAAGCTCTGACATTTTCACCTGAAGCACAGAAGTTTGCAATTGCCAGAGAAGTTGTGTATTTGCAGAACGGCAGCCCTTTAGCAAGGGCAGTTGTGGCTCCAGTTTGTTTAGCTGGTACATGTCTTTGTGGGGTAGGTATAAAGATAGCTCTGGGTTTATCTACTGGCCCCACGATATTTCGCGGCATCTGTAACCTCACAGTTGCCGCCGCTGGACTGATCTTCTACTACGTTTGTTACGATGCTGTGACCTACTACCTAGACTGCAAGGCTGACAGAAATGCAGCTACTGTTTCCAAAGACTATGCCAGAGGAGGGGTGGAATTTTATGATAAAATCTTGTCCCGCAACAGAATTCTTCGTGCTCTGATGGGCAAAGAAGGGATGAAAATGTATGCCCCAAGTGGTAACCTTTTCCCAAGGTACTGGTTCAGAATAAAGTATACCCCATACACTTACCGAAGAGATTTgattgttaatattttaagagaGCTTCAGGCATAG